Proteins encoded within one genomic window of Rossellomorea vietnamensis:
- a CDS encoding MBL fold metallo-hydrolase — MKLTVIGQWGGYPKAGEASTGYLLEANGFKLLIDCGSGVLSHLQHHIEATELDAVLLSHYHPDHVADIGVLQHALLIQYFLGKNEGTLPVYAHREDQQGFNSLTYKDLMTAHEYTEDSSLSVGPFTVTFVKSKHPVPCYGMRIEADGKSLFYTADSAFREEFISFGQDADVLLCECNFYGDMDASNAGHMTSLDAGKLAQKTGARNLILTHLPHFGDLEQLITEAKTVYSGHVSLAKKDMVVEI; from the coding sequence ATGAAGTTAACCGTTATTGGTCAATGGGGCGGATATCCGAAAGCAGGAGAAGCGAGCACCGGGTATTTACTTGAAGCGAATGGCTTTAAACTGCTTATTGACTGTGGAAGTGGTGTATTATCCCATCTTCAACACCATATAGAAGCAACAGAGTTGGATGCGGTCCTTCTGTCCCACTATCACCCCGATCATGTGGCAGATATAGGTGTACTACAACACGCATTATTGATTCAATACTTCCTGGGAAAAAACGAAGGTACACTGCCTGTATATGCCCACCGGGAAGATCAACAAGGATTCAATTCCCTTACATACAAAGATTTAATGACAGCCCATGAGTATACTGAGGACTCTTCATTATCCGTCGGTCCATTCACGGTAACGTTTGTGAAATCCAAGCATCCCGTTCCATGTTACGGGATGAGAATCGAGGCAGATGGGAAATCCCTCTTTTATACAGCAGATTCAGCCTTCAGGGAAGAATTCATTTCATTCGGACAGGATGCTGATGTGCTTCTGTGTGAATGTAATTTCTATGGTGATATGGATGCCTCGAACGCTGGTCATATGACTAGTCTGGATGCCGGAAAACTTGCTCAGAAAACCGGTGCACGCAACCTCATCCTCACCCACTTGCCTCATTTCGGTGACTTGGAGCAGTTGATAACAGAAGCGAAAACAGTTTATAGCGGTCATGTATCATTAGCAAAAAAAGATATGGTTGTAGAAATTTAG
- the yhfH gene encoding protein YhfH, translating into MVKNIVEFFRNLPPKSCAQCGDTIEEQHECYGIYCEKCTTDYEY; encoded by the coding sequence ATGGTAAAAAATATTGTTGAGTTCTTTCGAAATTTGCCGCCTAAGTCTTGTGCACAATGTGGAGATACAATTGAGGAGCAGCATGAATGCTACGGCATTTATTGCGAAAAATGTACGACTGACTACGAATACTAA
- a CDS encoding FixH family protein — protein sequence MKKISLFMLVGFLALVIAACGNSNEDNGAKKDEKLEAIDAKLDVPEKGEKGEPVSLSTKVTKGDENVDDAGEVKYEIWKNGHKDESEMIEAKHEKGGLYKAEKTFQEDGLYTVQVHVTARDMHTMPKTEIAIGEVGAGEHEEAGEDHHHGDHESTVSIHLMKPDSITAGEEAEMKVHVENKEAALEDARVRFEIYQDGQEKHEWVDLTPDEAGKYSGSYTFPEKGSYNVQVHVTKGEEIHEHSMETVDVQ from the coding sequence ATGAAAAAAATAAGTTTGTTTATGCTGGTAGGCTTTCTTGCATTGGTTATCGCTGCATGCGGTAATTCAAATGAAGATAACGGAGCAAAAAAAGATGAAAAACTGGAAGCGATTGACGCAAAGTTAGACGTGCCCGAAAAAGGAGAAAAAGGTGAACCCGTTTCCCTTTCCACGAAAGTCACCAAAGGTGATGAGAACGTCGACGACGCCGGTGAAGTGAAATATGAGATTTGGAAAAATGGTCATAAAGATGAAAGCGAAATGATTGAAGCCAAGCACGAAAAGGGTGGGCTTTATAAAGCGGAAAAGACGTTTCAAGAAGACGGACTGTATACAGTACAGGTCCATGTAACCGCCAGGGACATGCATACGATGCCGAAGACGGAAATTGCCATCGGGGAAGTAGGAGCCGGAGAACATGAGGAAGCGGGTGAAGATCACCACCATGGCGACCATGAAAGTACTGTTTCCATACATTTGATGAAGCCTGACAGTATTACAGCGGGTGAAGAAGCGGAAATGAAGGTACATGTAGAAAATAAAGAAGCAGCACTGGAAGATGCCAGAGTCCGTTTTGAAATATATCAGGATGGACAGGAGAAGCACGAGTGGGTGGATCTGACACCGGATGAAGCCGGCAAGTATAGCGGTTCCTACACATTCCCGGAAAAAGGTTCATATAATGTACAAGTGCATGTTACCAAAGGAGAAGAAATTCACGAACACTCGATGGAAACAGTGGACGTACAATAA
- a CDS encoding YhgE/Pip domain-containing protein, with protein sequence MKKSFIGSEFKAIFRNKKLLIPILAVLFIPVLYSGMFLWAFWDPYEQLSDLPVAVVNSDQGAEFDGKELHIGSELVDKLKESDQFDFHFVDKKEGYKNLEKQDYYMLVEIPEDFSENGTTLLEDHPQKLSLKYVPNESFNFLSAQIGDTAMKEIKASLSKSVSETYAETMFDKIQEMGDGFKTASDKAGEINNGAIDLSQGAKKLKDNLAVLAEKNVEMTDGVAKTRAGAEKLAKGSQELSDGVGVMTDKSQQLYKGTQDVQTGLNSLAAGIDKSKAGLEQVDAGLDSAVDNTAKLQAGSQTLAEKIGALKGGADSAQAGAQAIGAGATKLENELAPFMGSLPEEKQAELKAAISQIKQGASGLESGTGELSTGITGLQGGATDLATNIGKLNEGQKKLQGGVDQLVAGSAQLDEGSNQLVAGQNKVVENYGLLNQKLGDVYQGTVGLASGANELSSGLNRVYDGSNQLADGSRKLADGSTELANGSTKLSDGTTEYESKLKDAAKEANSVKADDDTYDMMAGPVDVKNEKINHVPNYGTGFAPYFLSLGLFVGALLISIVYPLREPSDRPSSGMSWFMGKFTVLTTVGIIQSLIAAAILLFGLGLEVESVPLFLLSTIITSLTFLALIQMLVTILGDPGRFVAIIILILQLTTSAGTFPLELIPTALQPISALLPMTYSVSAFKAVISSGDFAFMWQNLYILLGYFIVFVALTAVFFVGLFKKQYTKTVEA encoded by the coding sequence ATGAAGAAATCATTTATTGGTTCAGAATTCAAAGCGATTTTTCGCAACAAGAAGCTGCTCATTCCAATATTAGCCGTGCTCTTTATTCCTGTACTGTACAGTGGCATGTTCCTTTGGGCATTCTGGGATCCATACGAGCAGCTTTCGGATCTTCCTGTAGCTGTTGTGAACAGTGACCAGGGAGCAGAGTTTGACGGCAAGGAGTTGCATATCGGATCGGAGCTTGTTGATAAGCTGAAGGAAAGCGATCAGTTCGATTTTCATTTCGTGGATAAAAAAGAAGGGTACAAGAATCTGGAGAAACAAGACTACTATATGCTTGTAGAAATTCCAGAGGACTTCTCTGAAAATGGCACAACGCTGTTAGAAGATCATCCTCAAAAGCTTTCGCTGAAATATGTACCAAATGAAAGCTTTAACTTCTTATCTGCTCAAATCGGGGATACGGCCATGAAAGAGATCAAAGCGAGTCTTTCTAAATCCGTTTCAGAAACGTATGCCGAAACCATGTTTGATAAGATTCAGGAAATGGGAGATGGTTTCAAGACCGCCAGCGATAAAGCGGGCGAAATCAACAACGGGGCCATTGATCTTTCTCAAGGTGCCAAGAAGCTAAAAGACAATTTAGCAGTCCTTGCTGAAAAGAACGTCGAAATGACAGACGGTGTGGCCAAAACCCGTGCAGGTGCCGAGAAACTGGCTAAAGGTTCTCAGGAACTATCTGACGGTGTCGGTGTCATGACGGATAAATCACAGCAACTATATAAAGGGACACAGGATGTTCAAACCGGGTTGAATTCCCTTGCTGCCGGAATCGATAAAAGCAAGGCAGGATTGGAACAAGTGGACGCCGGGCTTGATAGTGCCGTGGACAATACGGCTAAATTACAGGCAGGTTCACAGACCCTTGCAGAAAAAATCGGTGCCTTGAAAGGTGGAGCTGACAGTGCTCAAGCAGGTGCTCAAGCAATCGGAGCAGGTGCCACCAAGCTTGAGAATGAATTGGCTCCATTCATGGGTAGCCTGCCAGAAGAAAAGCAGGCTGAACTAAAGGCTGCAATCAGTCAAATCAAGCAGGGAGCATCTGGTCTTGAATCCGGTACAGGTGAATTGAGCACTGGAATTACTGGATTACAAGGCGGAGCAACTGACTTAGCAACTAATATCGGTAAATTAAATGAAGGTCAAAAGAAACTACAAGGCGGTGTCGATCAGCTTGTTGCCGGTTCAGCACAGCTTGACGAAGGTTCCAATCAACTTGTAGCCGGTCAAAACAAAGTGGTGGAAAACTACGGTTTATTAAATCAGAAACTTGGAGACGTATACCAGGGAACGGTAGGTCTTGCTTCAGGAGCGAATGAACTGAGCTCAGGTCTTAACCGGGTATATGATGGCTCCAATCAGCTGGCAGACGGATCCAGGAAACTCGCCGATGGTTCAACCGAGCTCGCAAACGGTTCAACGAAACTATCTGATGGAACGACGGAATACGAATCGAAATTAAAAGATGCAGCAAAAGAAGCCAACAGTGTCAAAGCGGACGACGATACGTATGACATGATGGCGGGTCCAGTCGATGTGAAAAATGAGAAAATCAATCATGTTCCAAACTATGGAACGGGATTTGCTCCATACTTCTTATCACTTGGACTATTTGTAGGAGCTTTACTAATCTCGATTGTGTATCCACTCCGCGAACCATCTGACCGCCCATCCAGCGGAATGAGCTGGTTCATGGGTAAATTCACAGTGCTTACGACAGTGGGGATCATCCAATCACTGATCGCAGCAGCGATTTTACTCTTTGGATTGGGGCTTGAAGTGGAAAGTGTACCATTATTCTTACTTTCTACTATTATTACAAGTCTTACGTTCCTGGCATTGATTCAAATGCTGGTAACAATCCTTGGTGATCCGGGACGATTCGTCGCCATCATCATCTTGATTCTGCAATTAACAACGAGTGCCGGTACATTCCCACTCGAATTGATACCGACTGCACTGCAGCCAATCAGTGCACTGTTACCGATGACGTACTCGGTGTCAGCGTTCAAAGCGGTCATTTCAAGCGGGGATTTTGCCTTCATGTGGCAGAATCTATACATCCTGCTCGGATACTTCATTGTGTTTGTTGCATTGACTGCTGTGTTCTTTGTAGGGTTATTCAAGAAACAATATACAAAAACAGTAGAAGCTTAA
- a CDS encoding TetR/AcrR family transcriptional regulator, with translation MAIDRRKQILEAATNSFSLFGYKATTMDQVAKIANVGKGTIYTFFKNKEELFDEIVSSLINEMTFEAEEVIDPEATFSENVHRALFRLLEFRKEHKLTIKLYQEAREMGTPAVSEVIDRMEEVVIEFLSRRIEKAVSSGAIKPCNPEMTAFVLLKLYVSLIFDWERAHGPLDKDEIANLFELYIIKGLSN, from the coding sequence ATGGCGATTGATCGAAGGAAACAGATCCTCGAGGCGGCTACCAATTCTTTTTCCTTGTTTGGGTATAAGGCCACAACGATGGATCAAGTAGCTAAAATAGCGAATGTGGGAAAAGGAACGATTTATACGTTCTTTAAGAATAAGGAAGAATTATTCGACGAGATTGTTTCATCGTTAATTAATGAAATGACCTTTGAAGCAGAAGAAGTGATTGATCCGGAAGCTACATTTTCTGAAAATGTCCACCGCGCGTTGTTTCGTCTTCTCGAATTTCGCAAAGAGCATAAGCTGACGATCAAGTTATATCAAGAAGCCCGTGAAATGGGAACGCCTGCTGTATCCGAGGTCATTGACCGCATGGAAGAAGTGGTCATAGAATTTTTGAGTCGCCGAATAGAAAAGGCCGTTTCCTCAGGAGCTATTAAGCCCTGCAACCCGGAAATGACAGCATTCGTCCTATTGAAGCTATACGTTTCATTGATCTTCGATTGGGAACGTGCACATGGTCCACTTGATAAAGATGAAATAGCCAATCTGTTTGAGCTATATATCATTAAAGGGTTATCAAATTGA
- a CDS encoding LysM peptidoglycan-binding domain-containing protein, translating into MNIYVVKSGDSLWSIASRYGVEVNQIAYGNQLKNPNILVIGQSLLIPEPLKEYIVQPGDTLYKISQQYQVDLNELQTFNQISDPSTLFIGQLIVMPAFIHRVRTGDTLYTISYNYKVPIQEILNANAISNPSLIYPNQQIRIPNTKPVIEVNAYITRTDSQGVAEVNGLGSYFTYLAPFTHSITKEGTITELNDTGLISAADHQHVDPLLVLTNYVDGKFNSDLVATILRSNSLQNTLLSSIQEKMEAKGYKGLNIDFEYVYPEDRENYNAFLKRTVSALKPKGYSVSTALAPKIKGDQKGLLYEAHDYKAHGEIVDFVVLMTYEWGWAGGKPWAIAPINEVKKVLDYAVTVIPRNKILMGAPLYGRDWKIPWVDGTFAKSVSPQGAIDLASKYGVRIQYNDQYQSPFFKYWDENGQQHEVWFEDARSMLAKQSVVNDYRLRGLSYWVLGSAFPQNWVLQHSRYRVVK; encoded by the coding sequence ATGAATATTTACGTAGTGAAAAGCGGGGATTCACTCTGGTCGATCGCATCGAGGTACGGGGTTGAGGTGAACCAGATCGCTTATGGAAATCAATTAAAGAATCCCAATATACTCGTTATCGGACAAAGCCTTCTCATCCCGGAACCATTAAAAGAATATATTGTTCAGCCAGGCGATACGTTGTATAAGATCAGTCAACAGTATCAAGTGGACCTCAATGAACTACAGACATTCAATCAGATTTCTGACCCCTCCACACTATTTATCGGTCAGTTGATCGTCATGCCCGCTTTCATTCACAGGGTTCGAACAGGCGATACCCTTTATACCATTTCCTATAATTATAAAGTTCCCATACAAGAGATTTTGAATGCGAATGCCATCTCGAATCCTTCCCTTATCTACCCTAATCAACAAATTCGGATCCCGAACACGAAACCGGTGATCGAGGTGAATGCCTACATCACGAGGACGGATAGTCAAGGAGTGGCCGAAGTGAATGGGCTGGGAAGCTACTTCACTTACCTTGCTCCTTTCACCCATTCCATTACAAAAGAAGGGACGATTACAGAACTGAACGATACCGGTCTGATATCGGCTGCGGATCATCAACATGTCGATCCCCTATTGGTTCTGACCAATTATGTAGACGGCAAATTCAACTCCGATCTTGTTGCCACGATCTTAAGGAGCAATTCACTGCAAAATACGTTACTCTCTTCCATTCAGGAGAAAATGGAAGCAAAGGGTTATAAAGGCTTGAACATAGATTTCGAATACGTTTACCCCGAAGACCGGGAAAATTATAATGCCTTTTTAAAGAGGACGGTCTCAGCATTAAAACCAAAAGGCTATTCTGTCTCAACGGCACTCGCACCGAAAATCAAGGGAGATCAGAAAGGTCTGTTATACGAAGCCCATGACTATAAGGCTCACGGGGAAATTGTCGACTTTGTTGTCCTTATGACTTATGAGTGGGGATGGGCAGGGGGAAAACCATGGGCGATCGCACCCATTAATGAAGTGAAAAAAGTACTGGACTACGCCGTAACGGTCATCCCCCGCAATAAAATCCTCATGGGGGCTCCCTTATATGGCCGTGACTGGAAAATACCATGGGTGGATGGGACCTTTGCGAAATCCGTCTCTCCCCAGGGGGCCATAGACCTTGCAAGCAAATACGGGGTCCGCATTCAATATAATGATCAGTATCAGTCTCCATTCTTCAAGTATTGGGATGAGAACGGGCAGCAGCATGAAGTCTGGTTTGAAGATGCAAGAAGCATGCTGGCAAAACAAAGTGTGGTGAACGACTATCGATTAAGGGGGCTGAGCTACTGGGTGCTGGGTTCTGCCTTTCCACAGAACTGGGTGCTTCAGCATTCCAGATATCGGGTAGTGAAGTAG
- the hemY gene encoding protoporphyrinogen oxidase → MEQQNKKVVVVGGGITGLTTAYYLQQKIKEENLPIEVKLVEATHRLGGKVQTLKKDGYIIEKGPDSCLSSKTEISRLAEKLGMEDKLVRNKKGTSYCIAGGELYPIPGGSIVGIPTQIAPFITTSLFSLSGKMRAAADFILPRSQEREDQSLGKFFRRRMGDEVVDHLIEPLLTGIFAGDIDQLSLMSTFPQLYELEQKHRSLIAGIKKSGQAGEANEEGNFLTFTGGLQSLIDAMEAGLEPNTVYKSMKVTNIEKEISGDYTVTFTNGDQMEADSVIVTTPHHVLQSMFPSYPFLHFLKEMPATSVATVAMGFSQEAIKKDIAGTEFLVSRNSDYSLTAGTWTHKKWPHTAPEGKALLRCYLGKSGDETIVDLSDDHIEQIVLDDLSKIMEIDGPPDFTIVSRYKNSMPQYTVGHRERIQRMYEQAEATLPGIFIAGSSYDGVSIPDCIGQGERTVAKVLDFLN, encoded by the coding sequence TTGGAACAACAAAACAAAAAGGTTGTAGTCGTAGGTGGAGGGATCACTGGTTTAACCACAGCCTACTATCTGCAACAGAAAATCAAGGAAGAGAATCTCCCCATCGAAGTAAAACTGGTAGAAGCCACCCACCGATTGGGTGGGAAGGTCCAAACCCTCAAAAAAGACGGCTATATCATCGAAAAAGGACCGGATTCTTGTTTATCGAGCAAAACGGAAATCTCCCGTTTAGCGGAAAAACTGGGTATGGAGGACAAGCTCGTCCGAAATAAGAAAGGCACGTCCTACTGTATAGCCGGTGGTGAACTCTATCCAATTCCCGGGGGATCCATCGTAGGGATTCCAACCCAAATCGCCCCTTTCATCACGACAAGTTTATTTTCACTATCAGGAAAAATGAGGGCTGCAGCGGATTTTATCCTTCCACGTTCCCAGGAAAGAGAAGATCAGTCATTGGGGAAATTCTTCAGAAGGAGAATGGGGGATGAAGTGGTTGACCATTTGATCGAACCGCTCTTAACGGGCATATTCGCCGGGGATATCGATCAATTAAGCTTAATGTCTACATTTCCGCAACTCTATGAATTGGAACAGAAACATCGCAGTTTAATAGCAGGCATCAAAAAGAGCGGACAAGCGGGGGAAGCGAACGAAGAAGGGAACTTCCTGACTTTTACCGGGGGTCTTCAATCATTGATTGATGCCATGGAAGCTGGTTTGGAACCAAATACCGTATACAAAAGCATGAAGGTTACGAATATAGAAAAAGAGATCAGCGGTGATTATACCGTCACCTTCACGAACGGGGATCAAATGGAGGCAGACAGCGTCATCGTCACGACTCCCCATCACGTATTGCAATCCATGTTCCCCTCCTATCCGTTCTTACATTTCTTAAAGGAGATGCCTGCTACGTCAGTGGCGACGGTTGCAATGGGATTCTCACAAGAGGCCATAAAAAAAGATATCGCAGGGACAGAGTTCCTGGTTTCCAGAAATAGCGATTACTCCCTGACTGCTGGAACGTGGACACATAAAAAATGGCCACACACGGCTCCGGAAGGGAAAGCATTATTGCGTTGCTACCTTGGCAAGTCCGGTGACGAAACCATCGTGGATCTGTCCGATGACCACATCGAACAGATCGTGCTTGATGACTTGAGTAAAATCATGGAAATTGATGGTCCCCCTGATTTCACGATTGTCTCACGTTATAAAAATTCCATGCCTCAATACACGGTGGGGCACAGGGAACGTATTCAACGTATGTATGAGCAAGCAGAGGCTACTTTGCCGGGGATATTCATCGCTGGGAGTTCATATGATGGAGTGAGTATTCCCGACTGCATCGGGCAGGGGGAGAGGACCGTTGCAAAAGTGTTGGATTTCTTGAACTGA
- the hemH gene encoding ferrochelatase, which yields MSKKKMGLLVMAYGTPYKEEDLERYYTHIRHGRVPSSELLEDLRGRYEAIGGISPLAKITLDQAKSLEERLNAVQDNIEFKMYLGLKHIEPFVEDAVEQMHHDGIEEAVSIVLAPHFSTFSVKSYNGRAKETAEKLGGPTITAIESWYEEPKFIQYWVDRVKETFANMSDEERNKAVLIVSAHSLPERILQSGDPYPKQLEETAKMIAEGAGVTEYAVGWQSEGNTPDPWIGPDVQDLTRDLHKEKGYTTFVYTPVGFVADHLEVLYDNDYECKVVTDDIGASYYRPEMPNAKPEFIDAMADVVLKHLKK from the coding sequence ATGTCAAAGAAGAAAATGGGTCTATTGGTGATGGCCTATGGTACACCATATAAAGAAGAAGATCTGGAACGCTACTATACACATATCCGCCATGGAAGAGTCCCTTCCAGTGAACTGCTTGAAGACCTGCGTGGACGTTACGAGGCCATCGGGGGGATTTCCCCACTGGCGAAGATCACCCTCGATCAGGCGAAAAGCCTGGAGGAACGTTTAAATGCGGTTCAAGACAACATTGAATTTAAAATGTATCTTGGGTTAAAGCATATCGAACCGTTCGTAGAAGATGCAGTCGAACAAATGCATCATGACGGCATTGAAGAAGCGGTTTCCATCGTACTCGCCCCTCATTTCTCAACGTTCAGCGTCAAATCGTACAATGGACGAGCGAAAGAGACGGCGGAAAAGCTTGGCGGTCCAACGATCACAGCGATCGAAAGCTGGTATGAGGAACCTAAATTCATACAGTACTGGGTAGACCGGGTGAAGGAGACCTTTGCAAACATGAGTGATGAAGAGCGAAATAAAGCGGTGCTCATTGTCTCTGCACACAGCCTTCCTGAACGCATTCTGCAATCCGGAGATCCTTATCCGAAGCAATTAGAGGAAACGGCGAAAATGATCGCAGAGGGAGCCGGTGTTACGGAATATGCAGTAGGCTGGCAAAGTGAAGGGAACACTCCCGACCCATGGATCGGTCCTGACGTCCAGGATCTGACAAGGGATCTTCACAAGGAAAAGGGCTACACTACTTTTGTTTATACACCGGTAGGGTTTGTGGCTGATCACCTTGAAGTACTCTATGACAATGATTATGAATGTAAAGTCGTAACAGATGATATCGGAGCTTCTTACTATCGTCCGGAAATGCCGAACGCCAAACCGGAATTCATTGATGCCATGGCAGATGTCGTGTTAAAACACCTTAAAAAATAG
- the hemE gene encoding uroporphyrinogen decarboxylase gives MKQMNDTFLRAARGEQTDYTPVWYMRQAGRSQPEYRKIKEKYSLFEITHQPELCAYVTRLPVEQYDVDAAILYKDIMSPLPSIGVDVEIKSGIGPVIDNPIRTTADVEKLGEINPEQDVPYVLDTIKLLTQEQLSVPLIGFAGAPFTMASYMIEGGPSKNYNKTKAFMYAEPQAWFALMDKLAAMTITYGKAQIKAGASAFQIFDSWVGALNVQDYRTFIKPVMERIFNELKEENVPLIMFGVGASHLANEWHDLPIDVVGLDWRLPIKEARERGISKTVMGNLDPAILLAPWDVIEEKAKEILDQGKDLSHIFNLGHGVFPQVNPDTLKRLAAFVHEYSAR, from the coding sequence ATGAAACAGATGAATGATACTTTTTTACGAGCGGCAAGGGGAGAGCAAACGGATTATACTCCGGTTTGGTATATGAGACAAGCGGGTCGTTCACAGCCTGAATACAGGAAAATCAAGGAGAAATACTCTCTCTTTGAAATCACGCACCAGCCTGAACTTTGTGCATATGTGACAAGGCTGCCTGTGGAACAATATGATGTCGATGCAGCCATCCTTTACAAGGATATCATGTCCCCACTTCCTTCAATTGGAGTGGATGTCGAGATCAAATCAGGCATCGGTCCTGTGATCGATAATCCCATCCGTACCACTGCGGATGTTGAAAAGCTTGGGGAAATCAATCCTGAACAGGATGTTCCTTACGTATTGGACACAATCAAATTATTGACACAGGAACAATTGTCGGTCCCATTGATCGGCTTTGCCGGTGCTCCATTTACGATGGCAAGCTATATGATTGAAGGCGGCCCTTCCAAAAACTATAATAAAACAAAAGCGTTCATGTATGCAGAACCGCAAGCCTGGTTTGCTTTAATGGATAAATTGGCAGCGATGACCATCACCTATGGAAAAGCCCAAATCAAAGCAGGGGCGTCTGCCTTCCAAATATTCGATTCCTGGGTAGGTGCATTGAATGTACAGGATTATCGCACATTCATCAAGCCGGTCATGGAAAGAATCTTTAATGAACTGAAGGAAGAGAATGTACCATTGATCATGTTTGGTGTCGGAGCAAGCCACCTTGCGAATGAATGGCATGATCTCCCCATCGATGTAGTCGGACTTGATTGGAGATTGCCGATCAAGGAAGCAAGGGAAAGAGGCATCTCCAAAACGGTGATGGGTAATCTGGATCCTGCGATCCTGCTGGCACCATGGGACGTAATTGAAGAAAAAGCCAAAGAGATTCTGGATCAAGGGAAGGACCTGAGTCACATCTTCAATCTCGGACATGGAGTATTCCCTCAAGTCAATCCAGACACACTAAAGCGATTAGCAGCCTTTGTGCATGAATACAGTGCCAGGTAG
- a CDS encoding antibiotic biosynthesis monooxygenase family protein, translated as MKLYMTTGTHDFLQKIMDQHAGEKMLLMQGEDALLLHETSGESVFESPRSYEIVDQSGELESKGYVVFNNIPVSDEGRPLFEYRFKNRAGLIEEVPGFTAIRVLRPLDNDTYVIMTLWEDERSFLGWQESKQYEKAHAKRGTEEGIDNQKDIFPRASYVSKYYVSGQS; from the coding sequence ATGAAGCTATATATGACGACAGGAACACATGATTTCCTACAAAAAATAATGGATCAGCATGCGGGTGAAAAAATGCTCTTGATGCAGGGCGAAGATGCACTGCTTTTGCATGAAACAAGCGGAGAAAGTGTCTTTGAATCTCCCCGCAGCTATGAAATTGTCGATCAATCAGGTGAACTTGAAAGTAAAGGATACGTGGTCTTCAACAACATCCCCGTATCAGACGAAGGCAGGCCGCTTTTTGAATACCGCTTTAAAAACCGTGCCGGGTTGATTGAAGAGGTGCCGGGGTTTACCGCGATTCGAGTCCTTAGACCACTGGACAACGATACATATGTGATCATGACCCTTTGGGAGGATGAACGGAGCTTCCTGGGCTGGCAGGAATCCAAGCAATACGAGAAGGCCCATGCAAAGAGGGGCACTGAAGAAGGAATTGATAACCAAAAGGATATCTTCCCACGTGCATCCTATGTAAGTAAATACTATGTTTCGGGTCAATCCTGA
- a CDS encoding cysteine hydrolase family protein, translated as MSETCLILIDFQQAYSDSSRGKRNNPCMEKNAYQLLHGWREKAWPVVHVQHSSFDMESPLHSSSRGFDFIESFRPVQKEKHIIKHANSAFIDTDLDLFLKREKYKSLVVMGFTTNHGISTTVRMAADLGYEVTVPYDATACFETYSFDGSLFSAEIVHGLSLANLHHEFASISSTDSLLSSRLKLTKPVIF; from the coding sequence ATGAGTGAAACATGTTTGATTTTGATTGATTTTCAACAGGCATATAGTGATTCTTCACGTGGAAAGCGGAATAATCCCTGTATGGAAAAGAACGCTTATCAGCTTTTGCACGGTTGGAGAGAAAAAGCCTGGCCGGTTGTACACGTGCAACATTCTTCTTTCGATATGGAATCACCACTGCATTCAAGTTCAAGAGGTTTTGATTTTATAGAGTCTTTCCGTCCTGTACAAAAGGAAAAACATATCATTAAGCACGCCAATAGCGCTTTTATCGATACAGATCTGGATTTATTTTTAAAACGGGAAAAATATAAGTCCCTTGTTGTCATGGGGTTCACCACAAATCATGGTATATCCACCACTGTCCGTATGGCTGCGGATCTGGGATATGAAGTGACGGTCCCTTATGATGCCACTGCATGCTTTGAAACCTATTCGTTTGACGGTTCCCTATTTTCCGCTGAAATTGTTCATGGACTGTCCCTGGCAAATCTTCACCATGAATTTGCCTCCATATCTTCAACGGATTCATTGCTATCATCAAGATTGAAATTAACGAAGCCGGTCATTTTTTAA